The following are from one region of the Arachis duranensis cultivar V14167 chromosome 10, aradu.V14167.gnm2.J7QH, whole genome shotgun sequence genome:
- the LOC107468823 gene encoding sterol 3-beta-glucosyltransferase UGT80B1 isoform X2, which translates to MERTKPKAVFMAFGTKGDVYPLSAIAAAFACDQKQYEVILITHSAHQSLSSHLAEKHVEYCPVSSPPVLSAEQNNDLEGKEDLSFSLQKKKITRDHQQECYSLIERIFGDGSALDGDIIVINFFALEGWSLAESFCVRCVVAAPYVVPYSAPATFESQFKRELPLLYRYLTESPSGKVCWQDVIHWMWPLFTENWGLWRNDNLHLSSCPFTDPVTGIPTWHQRPQSPLVMYGFSKEVVECPAYWPPKVRVCGFWFPPIEWQFTCKRCQEISVYFSSGGQYAKDDLCPSHLELHNFIKTNPVFVGLSSIGSMGFLKDPHAFLSVLQTVLNTTRYRFILFTAGYEPLELIVRKLAAEESSDQKKWNEDCVCLCDGQLFCFFGSLPYSWLFKNCAAVIHHGGSGTTAAALQAGTPQVEQNL; encoded by the exons ATGGAGAGAACGAAACCGAAAGCAGTGTTCATGGCTTTCGGAACCAAAGGCGACGTGTACCCTCTTTCT GCCATTGCTGCAGCTTTTGCTTGTGACCAGAAGCAGTATGAAGTCATTCTAATAACTCATTCCGCACACCAG AGCTTAAGTTCTCACTTGGCTGAAAAGCATGTCGAATATTGCCCAGTTTCATCTCCTCCGGTTCTTTCTGCTGAGCAGAATAATGATTTGGAAG GGAAGGAAGATTTATCCTTTTCCttgcaaaaaaagaaaattacacgAGATCATCAACAAGAATGCTATTCTTTAATTGAGAGGATATTTGGAGATGGCTCTGCCTTGGATGGTGACATTATTGTGATAAATTTTTTTGCTTTG GAAGGATGGAGCCTTGCAGAAAGTTTTTGTGTCCGTTGTGTTGTAGCTGCACCTTATGTGGTTCCATATAG TGCACCTGCAACATTTGAAAGCCAATTCAAACGAGAacttcctcttttgtatagatATCTCACTGAATCTCCTTCTGGAAAG GTTTGCTGGCAGGATGTTATTCACTGGATGTGGCCTCTTTTCACAGAAAATTGGGGATTGTGGAGAAATGACAACCTGCATCTGAGTTCATGTCCTTTTACA GATCCAGTGACAGGAATTCCGACTTGGCATCAAAGGCCACAATCTCCTCTAGTAAT GTATGGGTTTAGTAAAGAAGTTGTTGAATGCCCTG CATACTGGCCACCGAAAGTACGGGTTTGTGGATTTTGGTTTCCACCTATTGAATGGCAGTTTACATGTAAGAGATGCCAAGAAATTTCAGTATATTTTTCATCTGGAGGCCAATATGCTAAAGACGACTTATGTCCGAGCCATTTGGAGTTGCATAATTTTATAAAGACTAATCCAGTTTTTGTTGGGTTGAGTTCCATTGGGAG CATGGGTTTTTTGAAAGACCCCCATGCATTTCTTTCTGTTCTTCAGACTGTCCTGAACACTACAAGGTACAGATTTATTCTCTTTACAGCTGGCTATGAACCTTTAGAATTGATTGTTCGTAAGCTTGCTGCTGAAGAATCATCTGACCAGAAAAAATGGAATGAAGATTGTGTTTGTCTTTGTGATGGACAactcttttgcttttttgg TTCCCTACCCTATAGTTGGCTCTTCAAAAACTGTGCTGCTGTGATTCATCATGGAGGCAG TGGAACTACTGCTGCTGCATTACAAGCAGGCACGCCTCAG GTTGAGCAAAACTTGTAG
- the LOC107468819 gene encoding uncharacterized protein LOC107468819: MYTLMNMAPTALSYLLSSANLHRFPSPNPNPNFLHPRTTTQFLTFASNSSPQNSTATPPPPTPPPPEPSEKKSFAVSTGELFLGIATRLIKGSRGGSIVADSSSASVKEEERIGAVVEDEIQPDVIWEQRVKDVEAERKRRVVTSPGFSFSAAGLLFPYHLGVAQFLIENGYIKETTPLAGSSAGAIVCAVIASGASMEEGLNATKILAADCRDRGTAFRLGAVLRDVLEKFLPDDVHVRSNGRVRVAVTQLLWRPRGLLVDQFDSKEDLINAVFTSSFIPGYLAPRPATRFRNRLCVDGGLTLFMPPTSATRTVRVCAFPASRLGLQGIGISPDCNPENVTSPRQLFNWALEPADDAILDRLFQLGYLDAAVWAKENPVEEIVQDGSPALGNSIAE, translated from the exons ATGTACACGTTGATGAACATGGCTCCTACTGCACTCTCCTATCTTCTCTCATCGGCAAATCTTCACCGTTTCCCTTCcccaaaccctaaccctaatttcctCCATCCGCGTACCACCACCCAATTCCTCACCTTCGCATCCAATTCTTCACCGCAAAACTCCACCGCCACTCCTCCTCCTCCCACTCCGCCTCCGCCGGAACCCTCCGAGAAGAAATCATTTGCGGTGTCCACCGGCGAGCTGTTCTTAGGTATCGCGACGCGCCTGATCAAGGGCAGCAGGGGAGGAAGCATCGTAGCGGATTCCTCTTCGGCTTCGGTGAAAGAGGAGGAGAGGATTGGTGCGGTGGTGGAGGATGAGATCCAACCCGACGTCATTTGGGAGCAGAGAGTGAAGGACGTTGAAGCTGAGCGCAAACGCAGAGTCGTCACAAGCCCTGGCTTTAGTTTCTCTGCTGCTGGTCTTCTCTTCCCTTACCATCTTGGTGTTGCTCAATTCCTCATTGAAAATGGTTACATCAAG GAAACTACTCCTTTAGCTGGTTCCTCTGCAGGAGCTATAGTATGTGCTGTGATTGCTTCTGGAGCTAGCATGGAAGAAGGCTTGAATGCTACTAAAATCTTGGCTGCCGATTGCCGCGACAGGGGAACTGCATTTCGACTTGGG GCTGTTCTACGGGACGTTCTTGAGAAATTTTTGCCAGATGATGTTCATGTCAGATCGAATGGGAGAGTTCGGG TTGCTGTGACACAGCTTCTTTGGAGACCCAGGGGTTTGCTGGTGGATCAGTTTGATTCTAAGGAAGATCTCATCAATGCAGTTTTTACTTCTTCCTTCATTCCAGG ATATCTTGCACCAAGACCAGCAACAAGGTTTAGAAATCGACTATGCGTTGATGGGGGCTTGACATTGTTTATGCCACCAACATCTGCAACACGAACG GTTCGTGTTTGTGCTTTCCCAGCTAGCCGATTGGGATTGCAAGGGATAGGGATTAGTCCAGATTGCAATCCTGAAAATGTTACTAGCCCCCGACAG CTTTTCAATTGGGCTCTCGAGCCAGCAGATGATGCAATTCTTGATAGACTCTTTCAGCTTGGATATTTAGATGCTGCTGTCTGGGCGAAGGAAAACCCAGTCGAAGAAATAGTTCAAGATGGTAGTCCTGCGCTTGGAAATAGCATTGCAGAATAG
- the LOC107468823 gene encoding sterol 3-beta-glucosyltransferase UGT80B1 isoform X1, translating to MERTKPKAVFMAFGTKGDVYPLSAIAAAFACDQKQYEVILITHSAHQSLSSHLAEKHVEYCPVSSPPVLSAEQNNDLEGKEDLSFSLQKKKITRDHQQECYSLIERIFGDGSALDGDIIVINFFALEGWSLAESFCVRCVVAAPYVVPYSAPATFESQFKRELPLLYRYLTESPSGKVCWQDVIHWMWPLFTENWGLWRNDNLHLSSCPFTDPVTGIPTWHQRPQSPLVMYGFSKEVVECPAYWPPKVRVCGFWFPPIEWQFTCKRCQEISVYFSSGGQYAKDDLCPSHLELHNFIKTNPVFVGLSSIGSMGFLKDPHAFLSVLQTVLNTTRYRFILFTAGYEPLELIVRKLAAEESSDQKKWNEDCVCLCDGQLFCFFGSLPYSWLFKNCAAVIHHGGSGTTAAALQAGTPQVVCPFMLDQFYWAERMHWLGVSPEPLSRNHLVPDKNDETSVQEAAHVLSKAIHDALSSRVKARAAEISERISLEDGVSEAVKCLKEELGIN from the exons ATGGAGAGAACGAAACCGAAAGCAGTGTTCATGGCTTTCGGAACCAAAGGCGACGTGTACCCTCTTTCT GCCATTGCTGCAGCTTTTGCTTGTGACCAGAAGCAGTATGAAGTCATTCTAATAACTCATTCCGCACACCAG AGCTTAAGTTCTCACTTGGCTGAAAAGCATGTCGAATATTGCCCAGTTTCATCTCCTCCGGTTCTTTCTGCTGAGCAGAATAATGATTTGGAAG GGAAGGAAGATTTATCCTTTTCCttgcaaaaaaagaaaattacacgAGATCATCAACAAGAATGCTATTCTTTAATTGAGAGGATATTTGGAGATGGCTCTGCCTTGGATGGTGACATTATTGTGATAAATTTTTTTGCTTTG GAAGGATGGAGCCTTGCAGAAAGTTTTTGTGTCCGTTGTGTTGTAGCTGCACCTTATGTGGTTCCATATAG TGCACCTGCAACATTTGAAAGCCAATTCAAACGAGAacttcctcttttgtatagatATCTCACTGAATCTCCTTCTGGAAAG GTTTGCTGGCAGGATGTTATTCACTGGATGTGGCCTCTTTTCACAGAAAATTGGGGATTGTGGAGAAATGACAACCTGCATCTGAGTTCATGTCCTTTTACA GATCCAGTGACAGGAATTCCGACTTGGCATCAAAGGCCACAATCTCCTCTAGTAAT GTATGGGTTTAGTAAAGAAGTTGTTGAATGCCCTG CATACTGGCCACCGAAAGTACGGGTTTGTGGATTTTGGTTTCCACCTATTGAATGGCAGTTTACATGTAAGAGATGCCAAGAAATTTCAGTATATTTTTCATCTGGAGGCCAATATGCTAAAGACGACTTATGTCCGAGCCATTTGGAGTTGCATAATTTTATAAAGACTAATCCAGTTTTTGTTGGGTTGAGTTCCATTGGGAG CATGGGTTTTTTGAAAGACCCCCATGCATTTCTTTCTGTTCTTCAGACTGTCCTGAACACTACAAGGTACAGATTTATTCTCTTTACAGCTGGCTATGAACCTTTAGAATTGATTGTTCGTAAGCTTGCTGCTGAAGAATCATCTGACCAGAAAAAATGGAATGAAGATTGTGTTTGTCTTTGTGATGGACAactcttttgcttttttgg TTCCCTACCCTATAGTTGGCTCTTCAAAAACTGTGCTGCTGTGATTCATCATGGAGGCAG TGGAACTACTGCTGCTGCATTACAAGCAGGCACGCCTCAG GTAGTGTGCCCTTTCATGCTAGATCAGTTCTACTGGGCCGAGAGAATGCACTGGCTTGGCGTTTCGCCAGAACCGCTCAGTAGAAACCATTTGGTTCCTGATAAAAATGATGAAACAAGTGTACAGGAAGCTGCACATGTGCTATCAAAGGCAATACATGATGCATTATCATCAAGAGTCAAAGCAAGAGCTGCAGAAATCTCTGAAAGAATATCACTTGAG GACGGTGTATCAGAAGCAGTTAAGTGCCTTAAAGAAGAGCTTGGTATAAATTGA